The following coding sequences lie in one Candidatus Planktophila sulfonica genomic window:
- a CDS encoding phosphomannomutase/phosphoglucomutase yields the protein MSSSIFKAYDIRGLVDKELTADFAFATGVAVARFLEQEREPGTVVIGEDMRPSSPTLATAFAAGVTSQGLDVIRIGLASTDMLYFASGKLNLPGAMFTASHNPAAYNGIKLCLSGARPIGKESGLVTIENFVKEGTPMAMRNVGVEKRQEMLEEYVDHLLTLVDVSSIRPLKIVIDAGNGMGGYTAPAVFKRLNAEVIEMYFELDGTFPNHEANPIEPSNLKDLQKAVKKHKADIGLAFDGDADRCFLVDEKGDLVNPSALTALIATRELKRYPASNIIYNLISSRAVKEVVEENGGTAVRSRVGHSYIKKLMAETSAVFGGEHSGHFYFRDFWKADSGMLAALHAIAALGEIEVPLSKLLSPFNRYHSSGEINSTVSDAPAAMNKIEKIYGKKSGVEVDHLDGLTINGDNWWFNLRASNTEPLLRLNVEASTEARMKKVRDDVLNTIRGDLDGLDLLLLIP from the coding sequence ATGAGCTCTTCTATCTTTAAGGCGTACGACATCCGTGGTTTAGTCGATAAGGAACTGACAGCTGATTTCGCATTTGCAACAGGTGTTGCAGTCGCACGTTTCCTAGAACAAGAGCGAGAGCCCGGAACCGTCGTAATCGGTGAAGATATGCGCCCATCCTCACCCACCTTGGCTACCGCGTTCGCTGCAGGCGTGACCTCGCAAGGACTTGATGTCATTCGAATCGGTTTAGCTTCAACAGATATGTTGTATTTCGCTTCCGGAAAGCTCAATCTTCCAGGAGCAATGTTTACTGCAAGTCATAATCCAGCCGCGTACAACGGAATCAAACTCTGCCTCAGCGGTGCACGCCCTATTGGAAAAGAATCAGGTCTAGTCACCATCGAGAACTTCGTCAAAGAGGGAACTCCTATGGCGATGCGCAATGTAGGTGTTGAAAAGCGCCAAGAGATGCTCGAGGAATATGTAGATCATTTACTTACTCTCGTCGATGTCTCCTCGATTCGTCCGCTCAAGATTGTTATCGATGCTGGAAATGGAATGGGCGGATATACCGCTCCCGCCGTCTTCAAGCGACTCAACGCTGAAGTTATTGAGATGTACTTCGAACTAGATGGAACTTTCCCAAATCACGAAGCGAACCCCATCGAACCTTCAAACCTCAAAGATCTTCAAAAGGCCGTTAAGAAACATAAAGCAGACATAGGGCTCGCATTTGATGGAGATGCTGATCGCTGCTTCCTTGTAGATGAGAAAGGTGATTTGGTTAATCCATCAGCATTGACGGCACTCATCGCCACCCGCGAACTCAAACGCTACCCCGCTTCAAACATTATTTATAACTTAATTTCTTCGCGCGCGGTGAAAGAAGTTGTAGAAGAGAATGGCGGGACTGCGGTTCGTTCTCGCGTTGGTCACTCTTACATTAAGAAGCTCATGGCTGAAACTAGCGCCGTTTTTGGTGGCGAACACTCGGGCCACTTCTACTTCCGTGATTTCTGGAAAGCAGATTCAGGAATGCTCGCAGCGCTCCATGCGATTGCAGCGCTCGGTGAAATAGAAGTCCCACTTTCAAAACTACTTTCCCCCTTTAATCGCTATCACTCAAGTGGCGAAATCAACTCAACAGTTTCTGATGCACCAGCTGCGATGAACAAGATTGAAAAGATTTATGGAAAGAAGAGCGGCGTCGAAGTCGACCATCTCGATGGCCTCACCATTAACGGAGATAATTGGTGGTTCAACCTTCGCGCTTCCAATACCGAACCGCTCCTTCGACTCAACGTTGAGGCTTCAACGGAAGCCCGTATGAAGAAGGTTCGAGATGATGTACTTAACACGATCCGAGGCGACCTCGATGGCCTCGACCTCCTCCTATTAATCCCTTAA
- a CDS encoding DUF3499 domain-containing protein, protein MSSQLRTGRACSRVSCRSVASMTLTYIYADSTAVLGPLATFSEPHSYDLCEKHSARLTVPNGWEVIRQSIDANATGPSEDDLMAIADAVREVAQAPRSQESAPEISASHANVGRRGHLRAVPS, encoded by the coding sequence ATGAGTTCACAACTTCGCACTGGTCGCGCCTGTTCGCGCGTCAGTTGCCGATCAGTTGCATCGATGACTCTTACATATATCTATGCAGATTCCACTGCTGTTCTTGGACCGCTAGCAACTTTCTCTGAACCTCATTCTTACGACCTCTGTGAAAAACACTCTGCGCGACTTACTGTGCCAAATGGCTGGGAAGTTATTCGCCAATCAATTGATGCGAATGCAACAGGTCCGAGCGAAGATGATTTGATGGCGATCGCGGATGCGGTCAGAGAAGTGGCTCAGGCTCCACGCAGCCAAGAGAGCGCTCCTGAAATCTCGGCATCTCATGCCAACGTCGGCCGACGCGGACATTTACGCGCCGTTCCCTCCTAA
- a CDS encoding DUF5719 family protein: protein MKNRRVLILAVATAATVFLSNILNFTASTSRFNESYPAVVCPPNISGLTTAISLTSPKTLVRKTGTSSMKTAEVGFRRYAVAAQSAVIEAGPVTPVVWQVRKGVWAGAVPCSAPIASQWFVGAIADITSKGSLNIVNSGLGRALVEITLFNENGELAPRSISLKPNSYASLSLATLAPGSKEIAIHLLSRSGRVNGFLIDERGKGLQALGGDLVNSTGDATKTLQIPAIPQQTGRNSSTPHTLRLLVPGDVDARISAEIRSTDGTFSPVGINGRTIAHKKVVEIPMDITMASGKFALHITSDQPILGSVFSRTLSGGKRDFVWSTGASQLSEFTLATTGLAPTLVFTGKRVKVTLDLTYTNGKSKSVKIDAEDIATFVVSSSVRSVSFSQISTGTSGAALITSKSGYGYIPLNPGSVLTKSSIPASNIRVLNP from the coding sequence ATGAAAAATAGAAGAGTTCTTATTCTTGCCGTAGCTACTGCCGCCACAGTATTTCTCAGCAATATCCTTAATTTCACCGCATCAACTAGCAGATTCAACGAGAGCTACCCAGCTGTTGTCTGCCCTCCAAATATCTCCGGGCTCACCACTGCAATATCGCTGACATCTCCGAAGACGTTGGTTCGCAAGACTGGTACATCTTCGATGAAGACAGCTGAAGTTGGTTTTAGAAGATATGCAGTTGCTGCGCAATCTGCTGTGATTGAAGCAGGACCTGTCACACCTGTTGTGTGGCAAGTGCGTAAGGGTGTGTGGGCTGGCGCTGTTCCATGTAGCGCACCTATTGCATCTCAATGGTTTGTCGGTGCAATCGCCGATATCACTTCGAAGGGTTCGCTCAATATCGTCAACAGCGGATTAGGTCGCGCACTTGTCGAGATCACACTCTTTAATGAAAATGGAGAGCTTGCGCCACGGAGCATTTCGCTCAAGCCAAATTCATATGCATCACTTTCCTTGGCGACACTTGCACCCGGATCTAAAGAGATTGCAATTCATCTTCTGAGTCGTTCGGGTCGCGTTAATGGTTTCCTCATTGACGAACGCGGCAAGGGCCTTCAGGCTCTCGGTGGAGATCTCGTGAATTCAACTGGGGATGCAACCAAGACGCTTCAGATTCCGGCAATCCCACAGCAGACTGGCCGAAATAGTTCTACGCCTCATACTTTGCGATTGCTCGTACCGGGTGATGTAGATGCACGTATATCTGCAGAGATTCGATCTACCGATGGCACTTTTTCACCTGTAGGAATCAATGGGCGCACGATCGCGCATAAAAAGGTTGTTGAGATCCCGATGGATATAACAATGGCGTCAGGCAAATTTGCTCTACACATTACTTCCGATCAGCCAATCCTGGGGTCCGTTTTCTCTCGCACGCTATCTGGCGGCAAACGCGACTTTGTCTGGAGTACTGGAGCTAGCCAGCTCAGTGAATTCACTTTGGCAACTACTGGGCTTGCACCTACATTGGTCTTTACGGGCAAGCGAGTCAAGGTCACACTAGATCTCACATATACCAACGGCAAGAGCAAGTCCGTAAAAATCGATGCTGAAGATATTGCAACCTTTGTTGTCTCTAGTTCGGTGCGCTCAGTTTCCTTCTCTCAAATCTCAACTGGTACTTCAGGTGCTGCCCTCATTACATCCAAGAGTGGATATGGGTATATCCCTCTCAACCCAGGTAGCGTCTTAACGAAATCTTCAATCCCGGCATCAAATATTCGGGTACTCAATCCATAA
- a CDS encoding glycosyltransferase: MSTQRVSAILVVHDGSTWLPEVVASIASQTRQVDQILAVDTGSIDSSAKLLKGARIPVATLDRTTGFGAAVAYGVDQLATPVEGVDEWLWILHDDCALTASSLESLLAVLIERPSVVMAGPKLLGWHDRTHLLEVGISLASNGARWTGLEPSEYDQGQRDGIHEVLSVSTAGALIRRDIFEEIGGFDQNLELFRDDVDFGWRVRTAGHSVVVVTDAVGYHAQASATERRDVDVKGAFLHRPLLLDRRNAAYVLLANSSFWSLPWLTIQLFAGALFRAVGYLFAKLPGYASDEILAIGSLIIHPNELFEARKARKKSRFVSSRVVKAFVPSRWTQLRSSFSRGFEVIRGKLLPDNSGDTTAALSDLTINEEEDLLVPVAHRPWKLFFTQPIVAVTTLIFVVSLFWARHRIGPISGGALAPSPDGLSDLFKLYLASWHGIGMGSGESTPAWVLLVSTASIFTLGNVPLLITIFFFAAPFLLLLTSYRYLKRFTDNEWLSSGAALLYAFSPVAIASINAGRLGVIIFLALLPIFIGELKNWNDIDQSSWRSIYAYSLFIWLIFAFNPSAILIVLAAVLFRIYRDYLAAEKNYRDSQFIQRVIRRLTLLFIPFLLSAPGSFAYFVHPSRLLGEIGLTVSGGGPNLALLANPGGPGSLPWWAISPIAFVLFVTYFSTTAARKFASLGIVFLLSATLMSALTLHGYGAATSSRVFAGTLLSIATLLSITSAVVMFDKIRARLQQSHINYRHISVAAVLLLTLFYSTTSIFWLITAGADSPVRTSSKEVLPAFLAIENDAKTVVLRPYRSKGEPTLSYYISRGSSATLGEVDVAPADTDVISKAIEGLVDNTGVTSSKVFADYGIKYVFLKNPVIPEVVQTIDGLGGFNRTSATRDGIVWRVLESTGRIKFVDYSGKEFVLESKGVSANAPTPGTITLTETYSKRWQVFQDGYRLAKIENANGLPTFEVTTGGDISVIHDGTARRAWISFFLIVLVTTVVLALPAGRRRREISESELS; the protein is encoded by the coding sequence ATGAGTACGCAACGCGTTTCAGCAATTCTCGTTGTCCATGATGGATCAACGTGGTTGCCTGAAGTTGTTGCATCAATCGCTTCACAAACTCGTCAGGTTGATCAAATTCTTGCAGTCGATACTGGCTCAATAGATTCATCAGCGAAACTTCTTAAAGGCGCTCGCATTCCGGTTGCCACATTGGATCGCACAACTGGTTTCGGTGCAGCAGTTGCATATGGCGTGGATCAACTTGCAACTCCCGTCGAAGGCGTTGATGAGTGGCTTTGGATTCTCCACGATGACTGCGCTCTTACTGCTTCATCTCTTGAATCACTTCTCGCAGTTCTCATCGAACGACCAAGTGTTGTCATGGCAGGACCCAAACTTCTTGGTTGGCATGATCGCACCCACTTACTCGAAGTCGGAATTAGTTTGGCCTCCAATGGTGCGCGATGGACTGGTCTTGAACCATCTGAATATGACCAAGGTCAACGAGATGGAATCCACGAAGTACTTTCAGTCAGTACTGCAGGTGCACTCATCAGACGAGATATCTTTGAAGAGATTGGCGGTTTCGACCAGAACCTCGAACTATTCCGCGACGATGTCGATTTCGGTTGGAGAGTTCGTACAGCTGGCCATTCTGTCGTTGTAGTAACAGATGCCGTTGGCTATCACGCACAAGCTTCGGCAACAGAGCGCAGAGATGTCGATGTAAAGGGCGCATTCCTTCATCGTCCACTCTTGCTCGATCGCCGTAACGCCGCGTACGTGCTCTTAGCTAATTCAAGTTTCTGGTCGCTGCCATGGCTCACAATTCAATTATTTGCCGGCGCACTTTTCCGTGCAGTTGGTTACCTCTTTGCAAAGTTACCTGGATATGCAAGTGATGAAATTCTGGCAATCGGCTCTCTCATCATCCATCCCAATGAACTCTTTGAAGCTCGCAAGGCGAGAAAGAAGAGCCGCTTTGTTTCAAGTCGAGTAGTAAAGGCTTTTGTTCCATCTCGTTGGACGCAACTGCGCAGTTCATTCTCACGTGGATTTGAAGTAATCAGAGGCAAGCTCTTGCCGGACAACTCAGGCGATACAACTGCTGCGCTGAGTGATTTAACAATTAATGAAGAAGAAGATCTATTGGTTCCAGTTGCCCACCGCCCTTGGAAGCTCTTCTTTACGCAGCCAATTGTTGCCGTAACAACTTTGATATTTGTGGTCTCACTTTTCTGGGCTCGACATCGCATCGGTCCAATCTCAGGTGGGGCGCTAGCGCCATCACCAGATGGGTTATCTGATCTCTTCAAGCTCTACCTTGCTAGCTGGCATGGAATCGGAATGGGTAGCGGTGAATCGACTCCTGCTTGGGTATTACTCGTTTCAACTGCATCGATATTTACATTAGGAAATGTTCCGCTCCTCATCACTATCTTCTTCTTTGCAGCACCATTTCTGCTCCTGCTTACTTCATATCGTTACCTCAAGCGATTTACAGATAATGAATGGCTCTCATCCGGCGCCGCTCTTCTCTATGCATTCTCACCAGTAGCAATCGCATCCATCAATGCAGGGCGCCTCGGCGTCATCATCTTCCTCGCCCTGCTTCCTATATTTATCGGTGAGCTCAAGAATTGGAATGACATTGATCAGAGCTCGTGGCGCAGCATCTACGCATATTCCCTCTTCATCTGGTTGATTTTTGCCTTCAATCCATCTGCAATCCTCATTGTTCTTGCAGCTGTACTTTTTAGAATTTACCGGGATTACTTAGCTGCCGAAAAGAATTATCGTGATTCTCAATTTATCCAGCGAGTAATTCGCCGTCTGACTTTGCTCTTTATTCCTTTCCTCTTATCTGCCCCTGGTTCATTTGCATACTTTGTTCACCCATCTCGCTTACTTGGTGAAATCGGATTAACAGTTTCTGGTGGGGGACCCAACCTCGCGCTCCTGGCAAATCCAGGAGGCCCAGGTTCACTTCCATGGTGGGCAATCAGCCCGATTGCCTTCGTTCTCTTTGTTACATATTTCTCTACAACTGCAGCCCGTAAGTTTGCTTCCCTTGGCATCGTCTTCTTGCTCTCTGCAACCCTCATGAGCGCACTTACTCTTCATGGCTATGGTGCTGCAACATCATCTCGAGTATTTGCCGGCACACTTCTCTCGATTGCAACGCTGCTCTCAATCACTTCAGCAGTAGTTATGTTCGACAAGATTCGAGCCCGCCTTCAACAATCACATATTAACTACAGACATATCTCTGTCGCAGCAGTGCTATTACTGACTCTCTTCTACTCAACAACATCTATTTTCTGGCTCATCACTGCAGGTGCAGATTCACCTGTGCGCACATCTTCAAAAGAAGTCTTGCCAGCATTCTTAGCCATTGAAAATGATGCAAAGACCGTCGTGCTAAGACCTTATCGAAGCAAGGGAGAACCAACACTTTCTTATTACATTTCGCGTGGAAGTTCAGCGACTTTAGGTGAAGTTGATGTGGCACCTGCCGATACAGATGTCATTTCAAAGGCCATTGAAGGTCTCGTCGATAACACAGGCGTGACATCAAGTAAGGTCTTTGCAGATTACGGAATTAAGTACGTATTCCTCAAGAACCCAGTCATCCCAGAAGTAGTTCAGACGATCGATGGGTTGGGCGGTTTTAACAGAACTTCAGCGACCCGAGACGGAATCGTCTGGCGAGTATTGGAAAGTACTGGCCGAATCAAGTTTGTTGATTACTCTGGAAAAGAATTTGTACTTGAATCGAAGGGCGTGAGTGCCAATGCTCCAACGCCAGGCACAATCACGTTAACTGAGACCTACAGCAAGCGTTGGCAGGTATTCCAAGATGGTTATCGATTGGCAAAGATTGAAAACGCCAATGGTTTACCAACATTTGAGGTAACAACAGGTGGAGATATTTCAGTAATTCATGATGGCACTGCTCGACGAGCTTGGATCTCCTTCTTCCTCATCGTACTTGTCACCACAGTTGTTCTGGCTTTGCCAGCAGGCCGTCGCCGTCGTGAGATTTCGGAATCGGAGCTCTCATGA
- a CDS encoding WhiB family transcriptional regulator, translating to MPIRPEGTSTGKPSAPTAGPTIQLASGENIELSWQERSLCAQTDPEAFFPEKGGSTREAKRVCLSCEVRQECLEYALAHDERFGIWGGLSERERRRLKRRPA from the coding sequence ATGCCGATCCGCCCAGAAGGAACATCGACTGGCAAGCCATCAGCCCCCACTGCTGGACCAACTATCCAACTCGCTAGCGGAGAGAATATTGAACTCTCCTGGCAGGAGCGCTCACTCTGCGCCCAGACCGACCCAGAAGCTTTTTTCCCTGAGAAGGGCGGATCAACACGTGAAGCAAAGCGTGTCTGCCTTTCATGCGAAGTCCGTCAGGAATGTCTCGAATATGCGCTCGCGCATGATGAGCGTTTCGGAATTTGGGGTGGCCTCTCTGAACGTGAGCGCCGCCGCCTGAAGCGTCGTCCTGCGTAA
- a CDS encoding sugar phosphate nucleotidyltransferase — translation MAVGILLVGGFGTRLKPLTDESPKPMLPVAGLPVTEHQILAAKKAGIHTLVLATSYLADVFTPYFGDGAQWGMKILYAVEKEPLGTGGAIRNAAELLGRDEPVVIFNGDVLSRHSIADQIAFHLENKADVTLHLIDVADARAFGCVPTDSDGRVTAFLEKMDNPVTNSINAGCYVFSPSVIDQIPLGKVVSVERETFPALVSSGRPVFGYKEQSYWLDVGTPAALFKGSRDLVDGDFQAMADTTIASDARITGGTSIGARCSIGSGVEIDDCIIGDDVTIGDGAVLAHSFIAHGTEVAAGTNKSAHYLSKKLDLPINL, via the coding sequence ATGGCTGTAGGCATTCTCCTGGTGGGTGGCTTTGGTACTCGCCTCAAGCCGCTGACAGATGAGTCACCGAAGCCAATGCTTCCTGTTGCAGGACTTCCTGTTACTGAACATCAGATACTTGCTGCAAAGAAAGCTGGCATTCACACGTTAGTGCTTGCAACTTCATATCTTGCAGACGTCTTTACTCCGTACTTTGGCGATGGAGCTCAGTGGGGGATGAAGATTCTTTATGCAGTTGAGAAAGAGCCTCTGGGCACCGGTGGCGCCATTCGCAATGCGGCAGAACTACTTGGACGCGATGAACCGGTTGTTATCTTTAATGGCGATGTACTGAGCCGCCACTCCATCGCTGATCAGATTGCTTTCCATCTAGAGAATAAGGCAGATGTAACGCTGCATCTGATCGATGTTGCAGATGCTCGCGCCTTTGGTTGCGTTCCTACAGATTCAGATGGTCGCGTAACCGCGTTCCTAGAAAAAATGGATAACCCGGTCACTAATTCAATTAACGCTGGTTGTTATGTATTTAGCCCATCCGTTATAGATCAGATTCCATTGGGCAAAGTTGTCAGTGTTGAACGAGAAACCTTTCCAGCGCTCGTTTCAAGTGGCCGACCTGTATTCGGCTACAAAGAGCAGTCATACTGGCTTGATGTGGGAACTCCTGCTGCGCTCTTTAAGGGCTCTCGCGATTTAGTCGATGGAGATTTCCAGGCGATGGCTGATACAACTATCGCTTCAGATGCGCGGATTACAGGTGGAACTTCAATTGGGGCTCGCTGTTCAATTGGCTCAGGTGTTGAGATTGACGATTGCATTATTGGCGACGATGTCACTATCGGCGATGGGGCGGTACTCGCTCACTCTTTCATTGCTCATGGGACAGAAGTTGCAGCTGGGACGAATAAAAGCGCCCATTACCTCTCTAAAAAGCTCGATCTACCCATCAATCTCTAG
- the dapC gene encoding succinyldiaminopimelate transaminase, with the protein MGHKLPDFPWDALAPYGATAKEHPAGIIDLSVGTPVDATPDFIQQALKDSANSPSYPVTMGTPELRTAITEWARLNLGATGEFGVLPLIGSKEFVAWLPTFLTSQSVLYPEVAYPTYLVGAMIAKSGATPVGIDASHWPQADLAWVNSPSNPTGRVHSASEYQSAIDWARRTGGVVVSDECYLEFGKTVTPTSILAHTGGDNKNILAVHSLSKRSNLAGYRAAFVVGDPQLIAQILEVRKHAGMMVPLPVQKAMIAALSDSEHVAQQRARYNSRKDLLIPALEAAGFSIDFSDAGLYLWATRNEDCWQSVAWLASLGILATPGIFYGDATHIRIAMTATDQQISEAAMRITSEVSAQ; encoded by the coding sequence TTGGGCCACAAACTTCCTGATTTCCCGTGGGATGCGCTCGCTCCATATGGCGCAACTGCGAAAGAACATCCAGCAGGAATTATTGATCTCTCTGTTGGCACCCCTGTTGATGCAACCCCGGACTTTATTCAACAAGCGCTAAAAGACTCTGCAAATTCACCAAGTTATCCCGTCACGATGGGAACACCTGAGCTTCGTACTGCAATTACAGAATGGGCAAGGTTAAACCTTGGAGCCACTGGTGAGTTCGGAGTTCTTCCACTCATCGGTTCAAAAGAGTTTGTTGCGTGGCTACCAACTTTTCTGACATCGCAGAGCGTTCTTTATCCTGAAGTTGCTTACCCAACCTATTTAGTCGGGGCAATGATTGCTAAATCTGGAGCAACGCCAGTAGGAATTGATGCATCGCACTGGCCGCAAGCTGATTTAGCGTGGGTTAATTCACCATCAAACCCAACTGGACGTGTGCATTCCGCATCTGAATATCAATCTGCAATTGATTGGGCGCGCAGAACCGGGGGAGTAGTCGTTTCTGATGAGTGTTACCTCGAATTTGGAAAGACAGTAACTCCCACATCAATTCTCGCTCACACTGGCGGAGATAATAAAAACATCCTTGCCGTGCACTCACTTTCTAAGCGCTCGAATCTAGCTGGCTATCGCGCAGCATTTGTTGTCGGTGATCCTCAACTTATCGCGCAGATTCTTGAGGTGCGCAAACATGCAGGAATGATGGTTCCACTTCCGGTTCAGAAAGCCATGATTGCTGCGCTTTCAGATTCAGAACATGTCGCTCAACAACGAGCACGCTATAACTCTCGAAAAGATCTCTTAATCCCCGCTCTTGAAGCTGCAGGGTTTTCCATTGATTTCTCCGATGCCGGCCTTTATCTCTGGGCTACCCGTAATGAAGATTGCTGGCAATCCGTTGCCTGGCTTGCATCCCTTGGAATCCTGGCAACCCCCGGAATTTTCTATGGAGATGCAACCCATATCCGAATCGCGATGACTGCAACGGATCAACAAATTTCTGAAGCAGCAATGCGCATTACAAGTGAAGTGAGTGCGCAGTAA
- the fdxA gene encoding ferredoxin: MTYVIAEPCVDVKDKSCREECPVDCIYDGTRMLYIQPDECVDCGACEPVCPVEAIYYEDDVPGQWQNYKKINTEFFIELGSPGGASKVGETNTDHADVTALGPQTS; this comes from the coding sequence GTGACATATGTAATTGCAGAACCATGCGTGGATGTTAAAGATAAGTCTTGCCGTGAAGAGTGCCCAGTCGACTGCATCTATGACGGTACCCGCATGCTCTACATCCAGCCTGACGAATGTGTCGACTGCGGTGCTTGCGAACCAGTATGCCCAGTCGAAGCTATCTATTACGAAGATGACGTTCCAGGACAGTGGCAGAACTACAAGAAGATCAATACAGAATTCTTTATCGAACTCGGTTCACCTGGGGGAGCATCAAAGGTCGGCGAGACAAATACCGACCATGCAGATGTAACTGCTCTTGGGCCACAAACTTCCTGA
- the cysS gene encoding cysteine--tRNA ligase, whose protein sequence is MNLPTQIAQALGKRVTIRLRESDGTFRDVVGVLQSETTLINRRGESVSFDPETAVAFRVIPVFNRRDTSAGSLSMYDTMSRALKTISSSDGAVRIYCCGPTVYRDAHVGNLRTFLLSDLISRTLQMTGLEVTLVQNITDVGHMADDFSEEDKMLAESEKTKVDPFEIARTFEARFHLDLQRLNIQGADSYPRASEKMPQMIAAIEKLIDLNYAYVGSDGSVYFDATSFPTYGALSGNKLEALKPGHRYEFTDEGGKRFHADWALWKLAGARTQMIWDSPWGAGFPGWHIECSAMSIELLDGHVDLHIGGIDLRFPHHENERAQSDSLTGDETVDTWVHGEHLLFEGRKMSKSAGNVVLLQDVIDRGLDPLSLRFALLENRYRSQMDLSWASLEAAHSTLKRWRQLLADSGSGVELKFDQEISDAFTTDLDTPRAMQRIRAIEKDSTIGALDKRALFLFADQVLGLELDRGVESKEPSDEIKALLAARITARAEKNWSLSDSLRDQLSEAGLEIKDGANGQEWSWR, encoded by the coding sequence ATGAATTTGCCCACCCAGATTGCCCAAGCGCTCGGCAAGCGAGTCACCATTCGGCTTCGCGAAAGCGATGGAACTTTCCGTGATGTGGTTGGCGTTCTACAGAGTGAGACAACTCTGATTAATCGACGCGGCGAAAGCGTCTCCTTTGATCCTGAAACGGCAGTCGCTTTTCGAGTAATTCCAGTCTTCAATCGTCGCGATACTTCTGCAGGTTCGCTATCCATGTACGACACGATGTCGCGAGCCCTGAAGACGATTTCTAGTAGCGACGGTGCAGTACGAATTTACTGCTGCGGACCAACTGTCTATCGCGATGCCCACGTCGGAAATCTTCGCACTTTTTTGCTATCTGATCTCATCTCTCGAACGTTGCAGATGACTGGTCTTGAAGTAACTCTCGTTCAGAACATCACCGATGTCGGTCATATGGCAGATGACTTCTCCGAAGAAGACAAGATGCTGGCTGAATCTGAGAAGACGAAGGTTGACCCTTTTGAAATCGCTCGGACATTTGAAGCGCGCTTTCATTTAGATTTACAACGCCTCAATATTCAGGGTGCTGATTCTTATCCGCGAGCATCAGAGAAGATGCCTCAGATGATTGCTGCAATTGAGAAACTCATCGATCTTAACTACGCATATGTTGGCAGCGATGGTTCGGTCTACTTTGATGCAACATCATTTCCAACATATGGCGCTTTAAGTGGCAACAAGCTAGAGGCGCTCAAGCCAGGACATCGTTACGAATTTACCGATGAAGGCGGAAAGAGATTTCACGCTGATTGGGCGCTCTGGAAATTAGCAGGTGCGCGCACACAAATGATTTGGGATTCACCTTGGGGCGCAGGTTTTCCTGGCTGGCATATCGAGTGCAGTGCAATGTCCATCGAGCTTCTTGACGGTCATGTAGATCTTCATATCGGCGGTATTGATCTGCGCTTTCCTCACCACGAAAATGAGCGTGCCCAATCAGATTCACTCACTGGTGATGAAACTGTAGATACCTGGGTGCATGGCGAGCACTTGCTCTTTGAAGGTCGCAAGATGTCAAAAAGTGCTGGCAATGTCGTATTGCTACAGGATGTGATTGATCGAGGACTAGATCCTCTTTCGCTTCGCTTTGCACTCCTCGAGAACCGTTATCGATCTCAAATGGATTTAAGTTGGGCGTCCCTTGAAGCAGCGCATTCAACTCTTAAGCGTTGGCGGCAATTGCTTGCAGATTCAGGCAGTGGCGTTGAATTAAAGTTTGATCAAGAGATTAGCGATGCGTTTACAACTGACCTCGATACTCCCCGCGCCATGCAGCGAATTCGTGCCATTGAAAAAGACTCGACAATTGGCGCACTCGATAAACGCGCTCTCTTCTTATTTGCCGATCAAGTACTTGGCTTAGAGCTCGACCGTGGTGTCGAAAGCAAAGAGCCGAGTGACGAGATCAAAGCCTTGCTTGCTGCTCGAATCACAGCACGAGCTGAAAAGAATTGGTCTTTAAGTGATTCGCTCCGAGATCAGCTTTCTGAAGCAGGACTTGAGATTAAAGATGGAGCAAACGGTCAAGAGTGGAGCTGGCGTTAG